The Streptomyces venezuelae genomic interval CGAGGACGACGACCGCTGCGCGCCCGACGCCTCGCTGGTCGCACCGTGCGGCGCCTGGTGGGGTGCGTACATCCCGTACGACGAACACAGTTCGCTATCCCGGCCGGTGTACGCCTTCGAGAAGAAGATCGGCCGCAAGCTCGACCTCGTCTACACGTACCACGACATGTCCGGGAGCAAGGCCGACGGCGAGCTGCTCACCCCCGACGAGCGGGAGCTCGGCCGGGACCGACTCCTCATGCTGGCCTGGGAGTCCACGGTGTGGACCGAGAAGCACCACGCCAACTGGACCGAGAGACAGCTCGGCTGGAAGAACATCGCCGCCGGGACGTACGACACCTCCGTCATCGACCCGCAGGCCCTGCGGCTCAAGGAGTACGGCAAGCGGGTCTTCTTCTCCTTCGACCAGGAGGCCGACTTCCGCATCGAGCAGGGCGCCGGCACCCCGGAGGAGTACGTCGCCGCCTACCGCCACGTCCGCGACCGCTTCGAGAAGCTCGGCGTCACCAACGTGGTGTGGGTCTGGACCGTCTCCGGCTACCTCGGCAACTCCGCCCTGATGAAGCGGCTCTACCCCGGCGACGCGTACGTCGACTGGATCGGCATGGACCAGTACAACTACTACCTCTGCCACAAGTCGCCGAACTGGCTCGACTTCGACAGGAGCCAGCGCCCCAGCTACGACTGGCTGCGGAAGAACATCTCCGCCGACAAGCCCGTCATGCTCTCCGAGTTCTCCACCGCCCCCGACCCGAAGCGGCCCGAGCGGCAGCGCGACTGGTACACCGCGATCCCGAAGGTGGCGCCGACGCTGCCGGACGTGAAGGCGTACGTGCACTGGAACCGCGCGGTCCCCGGGCCCGGCTGCGACCTGACCATCGACTCCGGTCCCGGTCTCGAGGGCTACCGGATCGCCGGCCAGGACCCGTACTTCAAACAGCCCCTGCCGCGCCGCTGAAGCCCCCGGCGGCGGGGGCTCAGCGGCGGCCCGCCGCCAGGCCGCGGAAGGCGCAGACCGCCATCGTGGCCCCGGCAAGGCCCAGGAAGAGCGGGAGCGGGGCGGCGGCGAAGGCCTGCTGCCCCGCCCACCCGCCCCAGACGAGCACCCACACCACACCCGCCGTGACCCGCTCGCCCACGCCCAGCACGCGCAGCAGCAGGGCCGCGAGCAGCAGGCACAGCGCCTGGAGCACGATCGGCGTCACCGCCGCCGCCGGCCCCGCCGCCTCGCCGAGGAGGTCCGCACCCGGGCCGCCGGCCGCCGCGGGCCGCAGCCCCAGCAGAGGCGGGGCGGTGTGCAGGGCGAGGAACGTGGCGAGCAGGACCGTTCCGGCGAACGCCGGCCGGAAGGCGCGGAGACCGACTGCGGCGCCCTGGAGGGCGACGAGCAGCAGCCCCGCGAAGAGCGTGACGGGCGGGAGCGCGGTCAGCAGGCCGGTCCCGGAGAGCCGCTCCACGTCGAGCGCGCCGGAACCCGCGAGCGGGAACCAGAAGAGTCCGGCGGCGAGCCCGAGGCACAGCCAGAGCCCCAGCCGGAGGCGGGCCGCGGAGGTCCCCTCCGGCGCGGGGATCCGGTCCGCCCCCCGCGCGCCCGCCTGCCCCGCACGAGCCGGCGGCCGCCCCGGGACGGCCGCCGGCTCGTCCGTGCGCTGCCGGGGTACGTACACGGGGATGCCGAACGCGGGCGTCACCGACTCGTGCGTCCCGCGCAGATAGGCGCTCTCCCGCGCCCAGTTCGTGCCGTACCCGTCCTCCGCGCGCTCCTGCACCCGCGCGGCGGACCGGGAGCCCTCGGCCGGTGCCCGGCCCTTGAGGACGGCCCGCAGACCCGGCACGCACACGACCGCCATCAGCGTCATGGAGCCGAGGACGGCGTACCCGGCCCCCGCGATGCCGTACGGCCCGAGGAGGAAGACCGCGCTGCCGAGGACCAGGACACACATCGCGCCCTGGAGCGCGGCGAGCATGCCCGTACGGCCCTGGACGCGCAGCACCCCGATGTACAGCTCGACGGCGACCCGGGGGAGCGCGGCGGCGGCGAGCAGCCGCAGCACGGTGGTGCCGTTCTCGGCGTACTCCTCGCCGAAGGGCGTGAGCAGCACCGGCGCGAGCACGACGAGCACGAGCACGACGGGGACGAGCAGCAGCACCATGCGGCGCAGCGCGCCCCGGACGCCCTCGGCGAGGGACTCGGGGCTGTGCGAGGCGTGCGCGGTGAGCGAGGAGGCCATGTTGATGGCCATGAACTCCATCGTGCCGCCGACGGTGTAGGCCGTGTAGAAGAAGGCGTTGTGGGCGGCGTCGAAGCGGACGGCGACCATCATCGGAAGCAGGCTGATCATCAGCAGGCTGAAGATCGAGCCGACGGAGTCCCCGGCGAGGAAGCGGCCGATCTCGCGCAGGGTGGGCGGCTCGCGGTCCCGGTCGGCGTGTGCCTGCCGGGGGATCAGGTGCCGGAAGACGAGCCAGCCGAGCGGCACCACGGAGAGCACGATGGCCGCGGCCCAGGAGACGAAGACGCCGAGCACCGGCAGGCCGACGGCGAGGACGACGAGCAGGACGAGCTTGCCGAGCGAGAAGACGGCGTTGCCGACGGGCACCCAGATGGCCCGTCTGAGCCCGGTGAGGACCGCGTCCTGGAGGGTGAGCAGGGCCCAGCCGATGCTGGCGGCGGTGAAGAAGATCCCGGCGGACACGGTGCCGAGCGGGGCGTACGAGGGTCCCCACCAGTCCAGGGTGAGCAGGAAGACACCGCAGGCGACGCCCACGACGGCCGTGCTGACCAGGTACAGGCGGACGACGAGCGGCCCGGTGGCCCGGCCGGCCCGGGGCACGTACCGGACGACGGCGCCGGTCAGTGTCGTCGCCGTGAGGGAGGCGAGCATCCGTTGGGCGGCGATGGCGGCGGAGCCCTGGCCGACCGCCTCCTCCGTGTAGTAGCGGGCCGCGACCAGCCAGAAGCCGAGCCCGAGGGCGGCGGAGACGCCGGTGGAGAGCATGAGCGCGTAGGCGTTGCGGAACATGGAGTTCTCGCCGGAGTCGCCGGAGGCGGCCTTGGCTTCCGTGAGGTCCTTGCCGGCGGGTTCCGCCACGGCGGCGGCCGGAGGCTCCCCGGCCGCCGGATCGTCCGTCGCCCGCAGTCGTACGGTGTCGGTCACCGGGCGCCGCCGGGGGCCTCCGACAGGCGCGCGGGACGGGCCCCGGCCGCGCGCAGCACGCCCAGGACCTCGTCGGCGCGGCGCGGGTCCACCGGCAGGGCGTGCCGGGCGAAGCGGGCGGCGGCCGCCGGCGCGGGGGAGAGGTCGGTGAACGCCTCGCCCGCGTAGCTGTCGAGCGGCGGGTCGTAGACGTAGCCGGTGGTGATCCGGTGCCGGGCGAGGGCGGCGATCGCCGCGTCCCGGTCCTCGACGAGCAGCGGCACCCGGAACAGCGGCTGGGCCGGCTCGTCCGTGGCCGACGGCGTGCCGTACTCGCTGGCCAGGAGCCGGGCCGTGCCGGCGCGGTGGGCGGCGAGGACGCCGTCGAGCCGGGCAAGCCGGCGGGTGGTGCGACGGAGCCGCCCGGAGCCCGGCCGGAGCCGGTAGGCGTGCATGTCGACCCGGACCCAGGAGTGGAAGGGGGCGAGCGCGGGCGCGGCCGGCAGGGCCCGCCGCAGCTCGTCGGCGCGGAGCGGCATCCGGATCTCCTCGCGCTCCTCCATCCCGAGCAGCCGTACCGCCGCGCGCGCGGGCCGGACGAGGCGCGTCCCGCGCAGGGCGGCCTCCACGTACGGCCGCGCCAGGTAGGCGAGTTCGTCGACGGTGCGGGAGGGGTGCAGCAACTCGTCGCGGGCGGTCGTGAGTTCCGCGCGCAGCTTCGGGTCGGCGAGGGCGAGGAAGCCGCCGGTCTTGGCGCCGGTGTGCTTCGAGAGGCTGAAGACGGAGGCCTCGCCGTACGTGCCGACGGGGCGCCCGCCGACCGTGGAGCCGATCGCGTGGGCGGCGTCCTCGATCAGCGGGATGCCGAGCCGGTCGCAGTGGGCCCGCAGCTCCGGTGCCGGGTCGGGATTCCCGTACAGATTGGTCGTGAGGACCGCGGACAGGCCGCGCCAGACGGACTCGGGTACGGCCGCCGTGTCGATCGACCCGTCCCGGGGGTCGAGCGGCGCCTGCACCGGGCGGAGCCCGGCGGCGAGCACGACGAAGAAGATGACGTCGTCGTTGACCGGTGACATGAGCACCCGGCCGCCGGGCTCGCACCAGTGGCGCAGCGCGAGGTAGAGCCCGAAGCGGCACGACGGCACGTAGAGGCACTCTCTGCCCCCGAGCCGGTCGCGCATCCGCCCTTCCAGTTCCGCGTACGCAGAAACCATGTGATTCCCCCCTGAATCCCCGGGCTCAATGTGGCCCAATCCGGACGGCACGTCAACAAGGCCCTCCGGCAGCGCGGTTGGCGTCGGCCAGGAGCCTTCCGTGCGGTCGTCCGGGGTGGCGTCCGGCGGTACGAAAGGGGCCCGTTCCGGGTCGGTCGACCGTGAACGGGCCCTTTCCGGAGCCATTTTGGCGGTTCGGGGCAGTCCGTGGAGGTCATTCCTCCAGAGTCAGGCCGCGACGCAGCCGGGCGAGGGTGCGGGCGAGCAGCCGGGACACGTGCATCTGCGAGATCCCGAGCTCCGTGCCGATCTCCGACTGGGTCATGCCGGAGACGAAGCGGAGGGAGAGGATGAGCCGGTCGCGGGCGGGCAGGGAGGCGATCATCGGCTTCAGGGAGGCGACGTACTCGATCCCGGTGAGCCCGTCGTCCTCGTAGCCGATCCGGTCGGCGAGGGTGGTGTCCCCGCTGCCCGCGTCGTCCTCCTCGGTCTTGGCGTCGAGCGAGCTCGCCGTGTAGGCGTTGCTGGCGGTCATGCCCTCGACGACCTCCTCCGGGGAGATCCCGAGCTCCTCCGCGAGTTCGGCGACGGTCGGGGCGCGGTCGAGGCGCTGGGCGAGCGCGTCACCGGCCCGCGCGAGGTCGAGGCGGAGCTCCTGGAGCCGGCGCGGGACGTGCACGGACCAGGACGTGTCGCGGAAGAACCGCTTGATCTCGCCGATGATCGTCGGCATCGCGAACGTGGGGAACTCGACGCCCCGGGTCAGTTCGAAGCGGTCGATCGCCTTGATGAGGCCGATCGTGCCGACCTGGACGATGTCCTCCATCGGCTCGCTGCGGCTGCCGAACCGGGCGGCGGCGAACTTCACCAGTGCCAGGTTGAGTTCGACGAGGGTGTTGCGGACGTACGCATGGTCGTGGGTGCCCTCCTCCAGTTCGGAGAGGCGGGCGAAGAGCTGCTTCGAGAGGGCGCGCGCGTCGACCGCTCCGATGCGGTCGAGGGGCCCCTCGGGCAGGTGGTCGAGGGGGGTTACCGCCGACGGCGCGTCGGGGGTACGCGGGGCGTCGAGCCGGGGTGACATGGGTCTCCTTCATCGGTCTTCTGCTGCGGTTTGCGGCGCCTCCGAGGCCGGTCGTGTCGGGTGTCCTGTCAGGTGTTCCCCTCTAGCCCTACCTGGTGGACGCCGATGGTTGCAAGTGTCAATAGTCCGCTTTGGGTGGGTTTGTGGGGGCGATGTGTGCGCGGAAGGGGGCCCCGCTTGTAGGGTTCGAGGCACGTCAGTCGGCACCCGCGAGAGCGAGAAGAGGCACGGCCATGGACCGCCAGCACATCGGCAGCGCGCAGCCCGCGCGCCTGCGGGTCGAGGTCCGGACCGTGGGTGGGGGAAGCGAACTCCTCACCCCTGTGGGTGAGCTCGATCACCACACCGCCGAACTGTTGCGTGCGCCACTCGACTCCGCGCTCGACGCGGGCCGCCCGCGGCTCGTCATCGACTGCTCGGGTCTCGACTTCTGCGACTCGACCGGGCTCAACGTCCTGCTCGGCGCCCGGTTGCGGGCGGACGCGGCGGGCGGCGGGGTCCATCTGGTGGCGATGCGGCCCGCGGTCGCCAGGGTGTTCCGCATCACCGGCGCGGAGGCCGTCTTCACGCTGCACGACACGCTCGGCACGGCCCTCCCCGGCTGAGGCCGGAGAGAGTCCGTTCACTCCGTACGTACCACCCCTCTGTCTCGTCAATCGGTGAGGTGAAGCGCTGATGGACCAAGCTTCCGACGTCCGTACGCTCGCCCTCGGCGAGACCAGCGGCACCGTCCCGCTCGCCCGCGACTTCACGCGGTCGGCGCTCACGGAGTGGGGCTGGCTTCCGGCCGCCACCGCCGACCGCAGGGCCGCCGCCGAGGACGTCCTGCTCGTCGTCTCCGAACTGGTCACGAACGCCTGCCTGCACGCCGAGGGCCCCGAGCGGCTGCGCGTCCTGCGCGGCCCCCTGGTCGTACGCCTCGAAGTCACCGACCGCGGCGCCGGCCAGCCCGCCCCCCGCACCCCGCACCGCTCCGGCCGCCCCGGGGGCCACGGCATGTTCATCGTCCAGCGACTCTGCCTGGACTGGGGCATCGATCGCACCCCGGGCGCCCCCGGCAAGACGGTCTGGGCCGAACTGGCCGCACCCGCCTAGCATTTTCACAAGTTCACCGGTTCCTCTGCCTTCCCTCCGCAAGGCCCCGGGCGTACCTTGACGGCCAATCTGAAAGACCGTCAGTTACGTTGTGGTGAGGGGTGCTCGGGTGTCCAAGGTGCCGAACCGAAGGAGAACGGCCGCCGGTCTCACGGCGGCGGTCGCGGTGGCGGGCGCCGCCGTACTGACCGCCGCACCGGCCGCCCAGGCGACCGTCGTCGATGTGAACTACGCGTGCGTGACGAAGATCGGCCCGAAGGACGCCGTCTCGCCCGTCGACATCAAGGCCGTCAAGAGCGGCAGCGGCTACACGATCACGATGTCCTTCGAGAAGGGCGTCTCCGACAGCCCGATCGAGCTGGGCAAGGGCGTCATGACCCCGCGCGCCGAGCTCGTCCTCGGCGGGGCCGCGTCGGGCACGGTGAAGGTCAAGGGCACGCCGAACACGGCCGCCATACCGCCGGACACCCCGATCAAGATCGGCACGCTGACCGGGACGTTCACGCCGACGAAGAACGGCAAGGTCACCTTCACGGCCGGCACGCTCATCGTGCACGCCCTCGGCATGGACGCGGCCGAGTGCAAGCCGAAGAACAACCCCGCGCCCTCGCTGGAACTCGACGTGACGGGAGTCGCCGGCGACGACACCCCGCCGGCCGACGACGACAGCGACGACAACGGCTCCGGGTCCGAACTGCCCAAGACCGGCCCGCTCGACTCCGCCCTGGCCCTCGGGACCCTCGGCGGAACCGTCCTGCTGACCGGCGCCGCCGGAGTCCTCTGGCTCACGCGGCGCACGGCACGCTGATGCGGGCGGCGGCGACCCGCTCCGGGCTCCTCGCCGCCGCGGCCGCCCTCCTCGGCGCGGTCGCGGCGGCACCCCCGGCAGCCCAGGCCTGGACGGCGGCCCCCGCGGCCGGACGGCCGTACGCCTATCTGGAGGGCCCCGCGGGGAGCGTCCTCCAGGACAGCCTGTCGGTGACCAACCCGGGCGCGCGGCCGCTCACCGTACGGCTCACGGGCGAGGGCGCGCCGGTGGCCTTCGCCGCGCGGACCGTCACCGTGCCGGCCAGGACCCGGGCCGACGTGCCGTTCGCCGTGACCGTCACCGCGGACACCCCGCCGGGCGACCACCGCGGCACCGTGCGCGCCACGGCCGCCGGACGCGAGCTGAGCGTCGAGCTGCTCCTGCGGGTGAGCGGCCCGCGCCTCGTCGCGCTCACCGTCGAGGACGTCCGTGTCGACGAGACCACCGGCGCCCTCCGCTACACCCTGGTCAACCGCGGTACGACCGTCCTCGCCCCGACCCTCGCCGTCCGCGCCGAGGGCCTCCTCGGCACGGTCCTCGACCGGCCGGAGCGCGCCCTGCCGTTCACCCTGCGCCCCGGCGAGCGGGCCACCCGCACCGAACCCTGGCCGGACCCGCCCGCCCTCGACTCGGTCACCGTCCGGCTCACCGCCCGCGCCCCCGGCGCGCCCCCCGCCACCGCCCGCGCCGAGGCGGCCTTCGCCGAGTTCCCCGCCCTCGCGGGGGCGGCCGGGCTGCTCCTCGCGGCGGCGGGCGGCGGCGCGTGGGCGGTGCGGCGACGGGGCAGGGCCGGAAGCCGTACGGATGCGGGTCCCCGTACCCGTACCCCTGCCCCGCACGCGTCGACGGGAGCGACAACATGAGGCCGACGAGGCGGTCGCGTACGGCCGCGGCCCTGGTCACCGCCCTGCTCACGGCCCTCGCCCTCGCGCTGCCGCCCGCGGTCACCGCGACGGCCGCGCCCGGGCCCGTCGTCGAGCTCTCGGCGGCCGAGGGAGGCAAGGGCGGCACGGTGACCGTCAGCGGCAGCGGCTGGAAGCCGGGCGCGCTGCTCATGCTCCTGATCTGCGGCCGGTCCGCGCCCGGCAAGGGCGTCATCGGCGGCACCAACTCCTGCGCCAACAGCGAGGGCCGGGCCGCCACCGTCGACGCCAGGGGAGCGTTCAGCGCGAAGCTCCCGGTCGCCGAACCGCCCAAGCCCTGCCCCTGCGTCGTGCACGTGGCCGGCGTCACCGGCCAACAGGGCGCGGTCGACAAGGAGTTCACGGTCGCCGGGCACCCCACGGCACCGCTACCCGAGCCCTCGGGCAACGGCCGGCTCGCCGTCCTCGCGGCCGTCCGCCTCGACGGCTCCAGCGGTCTCCTCGTCTGGTTCGGGGCGCCGCCGCGCCGCGAGGTCGTCTTCACCGTCGGCAACCTCGGCTCGGCCGCCGTCAAGGACCCGGTCTTCGAGGTCGGCACGAGCCACGGCGTCTTCGCGCCGCAGTACGAGGAACGCCAGTGGCGCGGCACGATCGAACCCGGAAAGAAGGCCCTGGTCCGGCTCCCGGCCGAACTCACGGCGGGCGCGCACGGCGACTACCAGGTCTCCGTGCGGTACGCGGGCAAGGTCCTCGTCGAGCAGCCGTGGGGGGTGGGCCGCCCCTGGGGCGTGACGCTCTTCTGGGTGCTGCTCGCCGTCGTCGTGCCGGCCGCGCTGTTCCGGATCGGGATGGCGGTCGTGGACCGCGCCCGGCCCGCCGCGGGACGCCCGTCCGCCGGCCGCCCGGGCCTCCGCCTTCCCCGTACGGCCGCACCGCGCCGCCGTACCCGCACGTCCGTCCCCGCCCCCGCCACCGGGGACGCGAGGGACGACGAACCGGCCACGGTCCTGCCGTGGTTCAGCCCTGACTCCGCACCGTCAGCGCCAGAGAGCAGTCCGACGACGAAGGGACATGCGTGAGTACGCAACGGAGGATGAGCGCGGCCGGGGTCGCGCTGATGCTCGGCGGCGCGGGGATCCTGATTTCCGCCGGCCCCGCACAGGCCGCCGAGGTCTCGTACAAGACGGAGTGCATCCCGCCGTCCATCTCCGGGCTCCCGCCGGTGCAGGGCACCACGAAGGTGCTCATCACCGCACCGGCGGAGGCCAAGGTCGGCGACGAGGTCGAGATCGTCTGGAAGACGGTCCAGGCCGCCTCGAAGAACCCCGACGTGCTCGACCTCGGAGCGGACACCGTGAAGCCGAGCGGTGTCCTGAAGGTGGGCGGCGCGGGGAGCGGCACCGTCGCGATGGAGGGACCGCGGAGCAACCCGCCGATCCCCAAGAACAGTCCGATGGTGCTGCCCGAGATGAAGGGGAAGCTGAAGCTGACCGCGGCGGGCGACATCACGCTGACGCCCGACAAGTACACGATCAACGTGTCCAAGCCGCTGTCGACGGACACGAAGTGCGCACCGAAGGAAGCGGTCCCGGTCGCGGCGACGATCAAGGTCACGGCGGGCGGCGGCAGCAGTTCCGGGGGCAACAGCTCCGGCTCCACCACGACGACGGGTGGCAGCACGACCACGTCCGGCGGCAGCAGCACGACGACCTCCGGCAGCACCACCACCTCCGGCGGCAGCAGCACGACCACGTCCGGCGGCAGCTCCACCACCGAGGGACACACGGGCAGCGCCGGCACCGGCAGCTCGACGTCCACCTCCGGCAGCAGCACGACCACCTCTGGCGGAAGCTCCAGCTCGGCGTCCGGCGGCTCGGCCTCCGCCGGCGGCTCCACCTCCGGCGGCGGTGGCGGTCAGACCGACTTCCCCGGCAAGGAGGTGACCGTCGCCTTCACCTGCACGTCCCCCGGCCCGCCGAACATCAACTCCAAGGTGACGATCAGCGCGAAGAAGAACGGCGCCGTCTACGACCTCACGGTCAAGACGGCCAAGGGCGTCATGAACAGCCCCGCTCCCCTCCCCAAGGGGGCTCTCGTACCCTCCATGGCGGTCAGGATCGGTGGGGCGGACAGCGGCACGGTGAAGGTCACCGGCGCACCCAACCCCACCGCGGTCGCGGCGGGAGCTCCGGTGAGCCTGGAGGACATGAAGGGCACGTACAAGCCCGGCGCGACCGGGAAGTCCACGCTCAGTCCGGGTGCGCTGACCATCAGCGTCACGCTCGGCGAGGCGAAGATGGAGATCCCCTGCCAGGTCAAGGGAGCGGTGAACGCCTCCCTCGAGCTGGACACCAGCAAGCAGGCGGGCGGGGCGAGCGGCGGCTCCGACGGCGGTTCGAGCGCCTCGGGCTCGGGCTCCGGCTCCGGCGGCAGTGCGGCGGCCTCCGGCGGCTCCTCCGGTGAGAACCTCGCCGAGACCGGCTCCGAGAGCGACGGCGCCCTGCGCGCCCTCGCCCTGGTCGCGGGCACGGTCATCCTCCTCGGCGGCGCGGTGTTCACCTTCACCCCGTGGGCGCGGCTGAGGCGCTGACGACGCGGCAACGGCGAAGGCCGCCGCACCGAACCGGTGCGGCGGCCTTCGCGCGTACAGAAGGGCGAGCAGGTCAGTGGACGCTGCCCATGAGCCCCTGGACCTTCTTGCGGTACATGTAGATCGCGAAGCCTGCCGCGACGGCGAGCGTCGCCTGCATCGCGATGATCCCTGTGCCGTTGAGGTCGACTCCCGCGATGGAGAGCAGACCCGTGGTGCAGTCACCGGCGGTGACGGCGAGGAACCAGACACCCATCATCTGGGAGGCGTACTTCTTCGGCGCCATCTTCGTGGTGACGGAGAGGCCGACAGGGGAGAGGCACAGCTCACCGATGGTCTGGATCATGTAGATCGAGACGAGCCACATCGGGGAGACCATCGTGCCGTCGCCCGACATGTTCATCGGGACGATGAACACGAAGAAGGACGCGCCCACGAGGACCAGACCCATCGCGAACTTCACGATGGTGTTCGGCTCCTGGTTCTTCCGCGCCAGCCACAGCCACAGCCAGGCGAAGACCGGGGCGAGCGCCATGACGAAGAGCGGGTTCAGGGACTGGTACCAGGTGGCGGAGAAGCCGAGGCCGAAGACGGTGTCGGCGGTCTTGCTGTCCGCGAACAGCGACAGGGTCGAGCCACCCTGGTCGTAGATCATCCAGAAGATAGCGGCGGCCACGAAGAACCAGATGTAGCCGTTCACCTTCGACTTCTCGGACGAGTCGAGGTCCTTGTCGCGCCTGATGCGGGCCAGGACGGCGATCGGGATGAGCAGACCGGCGATCGTGAGCGGGACCAGGGCCCAGTTCAGCGTGTACAGGCCGAGGGCGACGACGACGCCGTAGAAGACGGCCACGACGACGGTGACGAGGGCGACCTTGGTGATGATCGCCTTGCGCTCGTCGGCCGAGAGCGGGTTCGGGACCTCGCTGCTCTTCGGGTTGAGGCTCTTGGCGAACCCGAGGAAGACGGCGAGACCGAGACCCATGCCGACCGCGGCGAGCGCGAAGCCGAGGTGCCAGTTGTATTCCTTGCCGATCGTGCCGATCAGCAGCGGGGAGACGAAGGCGCCGAGGTTGATGCCGACGTAGAAGAGGGTGAAGCCGCCGTCGCGACGCGGGTCCTCGGGACCGTCGTAGAGGTGACCGACCATCGTCGAGATGTTGGCCTTCAGCAGACCCGAACCGACGGCCACCAGCGCGAGGCCGACGAAGAACATCGCGGAGCCGGGCAGCGCCAGCGAGATGTGGCCCGCCATGATCACGAAACCGGCGATGGTGACGGTCTTGCGGGCGCCCCAGACGCGGTCACCGAACCAGCCGCCGGGCATGGCCATGAGGTAGACCATGGAGACGTAGACCGAGTAGATGGCCGTCGCGGTGGCGGCCTTCATGGCGAGACCGCCGCCCTGGCTTCCCACGGCGGCGTCGGCGCCGCCGGAGACCAGGTAGTACACCAGCAGGGCCCTCATGCCGTAGTAGGAGAAACGCTCCCACATCTCGGTGAAGAAGAGGGTGGTCAGGCCTCGGGGGTGGCCGAGGAACGTCTTCTGGTACCGGGGAACTCCGGTCGAAGCCGTCGTCAGGCTGGACGCCATGTCGATCCTTGCTCTGTCGGGACGCTCGCCTTGTGAGCGGGGTGCGCCCGGTGGGGGAGGCCGGCACCGGCGGAGCCGTTGG includes:
- a CDS encoding glycosyl hydrolase — encoded protein: MNGRHAKGGPWTRMAVALAAVGALIAGIGVWITLSEDDDRCAPDASLVAPCGAWWGAYIPYDEHSSLSRPVYAFEKKIGRKLDLVYTYHDMSGSKADGELLTPDERELGRDRLLMLAWESTVWTEKHHANWTERQLGWKNIAAGTYDTSVIDPQALRLKEYGKRVFFSFDQEADFRIEQGAGTPEEYVAAYRHVRDRFEKLGVTNVVWVWTVSGYLGNSALMKRLYPGDAYVDWIGMDQYNYYLCHKSPNWLDFDRSQRPSYDWLRKNISADKPVMLSEFSTAPDPKRPERQRDWYTAIPKVAPTLPDVKAYVHWNRAVPGPGCDLTIDSGPGLEGYRIAGQDPYFKQPLPRR
- a CDS encoding lipopolysaccharide biosynthesis protein codes for the protein MTDTVRLRATDDPAAGEPPAAAVAEPAGKDLTEAKAASGDSGENSMFRNAYALMLSTGVSAALGLGFWLVAARYYTEEAVGQGSAAIAAQRMLASLTATTLTGAVVRYVPRAGRATGPLVVRLYLVSTAVVGVACGVFLLTLDWWGPSYAPLGTVSAGIFFTAASIGWALLTLQDAVLTGLRRAIWVPVGNAVFSLGKLVLLVVLAVGLPVLGVFVSWAAAIVLSVVPLGWLVFRHLIPRQAHADRDREPPTLREIGRFLAGDSVGSIFSLLMISLLPMMVAVRFDAAHNAFFYTAYTVGGTMEFMAINMASSLTAHASHSPESLAEGVRGALRRMVLLLVPVVLVLVVLAPVLLTPFGEEYAENGTTVLRLLAAAALPRVAVELYIGVLRVQGRTGMLAALQGAMCVLVLGSAVFLLGPYGIAGAGYAVLGSMTLMAVVCVPGLRAVLKGRAPAEGSRSAARVQERAEDGYGTNWARESAYLRGTHESVTPAFGIPVYVPRQRTDEPAAVPGRPPARAGQAGARGADRIPAPEGTSAARLRLGLWLCLGLAAGLFWFPLAGSGALDVERLSGTGLLTALPPVTLFAGLLLVALQGAAVGLRAFRPAFAGTVLLATFLALHTAPPLLGLRPAAAGGPGADLLGEAAGPAAAVTPIVLQALCLLLAALLLRVLGVGERVTAGVVWVLVWGGWAGQQAFAAAPLPLFLGLAGATMAVCAFRGLAAGRR
- a CDS encoding DegT/DnrJ/EryC1/StrS family aminotransferase — its product is MVSAYAELEGRMRDRLGGRECLYVPSCRFGLYLALRHWCEPGGRVLMSPVNDDVIFFVVLAAGLRPVQAPLDPRDGSIDTAAVPESVWRGLSAVLTTNLYGNPDPAPELRAHCDRLGIPLIEDAAHAIGSTVGGRPVGTYGEASVFSLSKHTGAKTGGFLALADPKLRAELTTARDELLHPSRTVDELAYLARPYVEAALRGTRLVRPARAAVRLLGMEEREEIRMPLRADELRRALPAAPALAPFHSWVRVDMHAYRLRPGSGRLRRTTRRLARLDGVLAAHRAGTARLLASEYGTPSATDEPAQPLFRVPLLVEDRDAAIAALARHRITTGYVYDPPLDSYAGEAFTDLSPAPAAAARFARHALPVDPRRADEVLGVLRAAGARPARLSEAPGGAR
- a CDS encoding RNA polymerase sigma factor SigF, with translation MSPRLDAPRTPDAPSAVTPLDHLPEGPLDRIGAVDARALSKQLFARLSELEEGTHDHAYVRNTLVELNLALVKFAAARFGSRSEPMEDIVQVGTIGLIKAIDRFELTRGVEFPTFAMPTIIGEIKRFFRDTSWSVHVPRRLQELRLDLARAGDALAQRLDRAPTVAELAEELGISPEEVVEGMTASNAYTASSLDAKTEEDDAGSGDTTLADRIGYEDDGLTGIEYVASLKPMIASLPARDRLILSLRFVSGMTQSEIGTELGISQMHVSRLLARTLARLRRGLTLEE
- a CDS encoding STAS domain-containing protein, which codes for MDRQHIGSAQPARLRVEVRTVGGGSELLTPVGELDHHTAELLRAPLDSALDAGRPRLVIDCSGLDFCDSTGLNVLLGARLRADAAGGGVHLVAMRPAVARVFRITGAEAVFTLHDTLGTALPG
- a CDS encoding ATP-binding protein; the encoded protein is MDQASDVRTLALGETSGTVPLARDFTRSALTEWGWLPAATADRRAAAEDVLLVVSELVTNACLHAEGPERLRVLRGPLVVRLEVTDRGAGQPAPRTPHRSGRPGGHGMFIVQRLCLDWGIDRTPGAPGKTVWAELAAPA
- a CDS encoding peptidase; this encodes MPNRRRTAAGLTAAVAVAGAAVLTAAPAAQATVVDVNYACVTKIGPKDAVSPVDIKAVKSGSGYTITMSFEKGVSDSPIELGKGVMTPRAELVLGGAASGTVKVKGTPNTAAIPPDTPIKIGTLTGTFTPTKNGKVTFTAGTLIVHALGMDAAECKPKNNPAPSLELDVTGVAGDDTPPADDDSDDNGSGSELPKTGPLDSALALGTLGGTVLLTGAAGVLWLTRRTAR
- a CDS encoding neocarzinostatin apoprotein domain-containing protein, which translates into the protein MRPTRRSRTAAALVTALLTALALALPPAVTATAAPGPVVELSAAEGGKGGTVTVSGSGWKPGALLMLLICGRSAPGKGVIGGTNSCANSEGRAATVDARGAFSAKLPVAEPPKPCPCVVHVAGVTGQQGAVDKEFTVAGHPTAPLPEPSGNGRLAVLAAVRLDGSSGLLVWFGAPPRREVVFTVGNLGSAAVKDPVFEVGTSHGVFAPQYEERQWRGTIEPGKKALVRLPAELTAGAHGDYQVSVRYAGKVLVEQPWGVGRPWGVTLFWVLLAVVVPAALFRIGMAVVDRARPAAGRPSAGRPGLRLPRTAAPRRRTRTSVPAPATGDARDDEPATVLPWFSPDSAPSAPESSPTTKGHA
- a CDS encoding peptide MFS transporter → MASSLTTASTGVPRYQKTFLGHPRGLTTLFFTEMWERFSYYGMRALLVYYLVSGGADAAVGSQGGGLAMKAATATAIYSVYVSMVYLMAMPGGWFGDRVWGARKTVTIAGFVIMAGHISLALPGSAMFFVGLALVAVGSGLLKANISTMVGHLYDGPEDPRRDGGFTLFYVGINLGAFVSPLLIGTIGKEYNWHLGFALAAVGMGLGLAVFLGFAKSLNPKSSEVPNPLSADERKAIITKVALVTVVVAVFYGVVVALGLYTLNWALVPLTIAGLLIPIAVLARIRRDKDLDSSEKSKVNGYIWFFVAAAIFWMIYDQGGSTLSLFADSKTADTVFGLGFSATWYQSLNPLFVMALAPVFAWLWLWLARKNQEPNTIVKFAMGLVLVGASFFVFIVPMNMSGDGTMVSPMWLVSIYMIQTIGELCLSPVGLSVTTKMAPKKYASQMMGVWFLAVTAGDCTTGLLSIAGVDLNGTGIIAMQATLAVAAGFAIYMYRKKVQGLMGSVH